The following proteins are encoded in a genomic region of Brachypodium distachyon strain Bd21 chromosome 1, Brachypodium_distachyon_v3.0, whole genome shotgun sequence:
- the LOC100839631 gene encoding metal tolerance protein 2 — protein MGFRFARLAAGVARATASHRGPHPSSTSARRVLAPLASSGEPSGGYRFVPVRGHGGHSHHHGEASEKIFRLGLASDVVLTVGKAITGYLSGSTAITADAAHSLSDIVLSTVALLSYKAAKAPRDKDHPYGHGKFESLGALGISSMLLVTAGGIAWHSFEVLQGVMSSAPDIIGSTSHINHNHGSGGHNHGIDLEHPVLALTVTTLAISIKEGLYWITKRAGEKEGSGLMKANAWHHRADAISSVVALVGVGGSILGVPLLDPLAGLVVSGMILKAGVQTGYESILELVDAAVDPSLLEPIKETIVKVDGVKGCHRLRGRKAGTSLYLDVHIEVYPFLSVSAAHDIGETVRHHIQKAHNQVAEVFIHIDPSYSVGTDMDKENTLENLERRNSDDIPRQQNAEAIVSDIVLSHFSKKMSLEHLMLHYLQGRVLLQVQVSMPPEILIRDAMDIAKQAEEEILNADASISQVSIQLRLGQQIQKLHLATSKTGAKDLQAEQQ, from the exons ATGGGCTTCCGCTtcgcccgcctcgccgccggcgtcgcccgCGCTACCGCCTCCCATCGTGGGCCACacccctcctccacctccgcccgcCGCGTGCTCGCCCCTCTCGCCTCGTCTGGCGAACCAAGCGGCGGCTACCGGTTCGTCCCCGTCCGCGGTCACGGGGGCCACTCCCATCACCACGGCGAGGCGTCTGAGAAGATCTTCCGGCTCGGGCTCGCCTCTGACGTCGTCCTCACCGTAGGGAAGGCCATCACCGGCTACCTCTCCGGCAGCACGGCCAtcaccgccgacgccgcccaCTCCCTCTCTGACATT GTGCTGAGCACGGTGGCTCTGCTGTCCTACAAGGCTGCCAAGGCTCCCAGAGACAAGGATCATCCTTATG GTCATGGAAAGTTTGAGAGTTTAGGAGCTCTTGGAATTTCAAGTATGTTGCTGGTTACTGCAGGTGGGATTGCCTGGCATTCTTTTGAAGTACTTCAG ggAGTTATGTCTTCTGCTCCTGATATAATTGGTAGCACATCACACATCAATCACAACCATGGTAGTGGTGGGCATAATCATGGAATTGATTTGGAACATCCAGTCCTCGCATTGACTGTGACAACCTTAGCAATATCAATCAAAGAGGG GCTCTATTGGATTACAAAAAGAGCTGGGGAGAAGGAAGGGAGCGGGCTGATGAAAGCTAATGCATGGCACCATCGTGCAGATGCTATTTCATCTGTTGTTGCCCTAGTAGGGGTAG GTGGCTCCATTCTCGGAGTACCTTTACTTGATCCACTGGCTGGACTTGTTGTGTCAGGCATGATTCTTAAAGCTGGTGTTCAGACAGGATATGAGAG TATACTAGAACTTGTTGATGCAGCTGTTGATCCGTCACTTCTAGAACCAATCAAGGAAACAATTGTGAAGGTTGATGGTGTAAAG GGGTGCCATCGGTTGAGGGGAAGGAAAGCGGGGACCTCCTTATATCTTGATGTGCATATTGAG GTATATCCTTTCTTGAGTGTCAGTGCAGCACATGATATCGGGGAAACTGTCCGTCATCATATACAAAAGGCTCATAATCAAGTTGCTGAGGTTTTTATTCACATAG ATCCCTCATATTCAGTGGGTACCGACATGGACAAGGAAAACACTTTGGAGAACCTAGAGAGAAGAAATTCGGACGATATTCCACGGCAACAAAATGCAGAAGCTATTGTGTCTGATATAGTTTTGTCTCATTTTTCAAAG AAAATGTCCCTTGAACACCTAATGCTGCATTACTTGCAAGGACGAGTGTTGCTTCAGGTCCAAGTTTCAATGCCCCCAGAAATTTTGATTCG GGATGCAATGGACATCGCAAAACAAGCTGAGGAGGAGATACTGAATGCTGATGCCAGCATAAGTCAAGTCAGCATACAGCTGAGGTTGGGCCAACAAATTCAGAAACTTCATCTGGCGACGAGCAAAACCGGAGCGAAGGATCTACAAGCAGAGCAGCAGTAG
- the LOC100839939 gene encoding lysine-specific demethylase JMJ25 yields the protein MEALPEELRCKRSDGKQWRCSAPSMPDKTVCEKHYVQAKKRAASSALRATLRRSSGGGGGSSSYTAAAASARHGGGTDSDADADADPPVPMAVARPLYGRVVGEPVYVAEPAVPRAVYGLPLANATAARTSTITELVRRRSVGLQACSGAAGTTSCHQCRRVGNAVWCASCDRRGYCTDCISRWYSDIPIDDVQKVCPACRGICNCKVCLQGDNLIKARVQEISVEDKLRYLHSILAYVLPVLQQIYSDQCFEIGVETRVHGPKMDILRAKINSDEQMCCDFCKVPVFDYHRHCPRCLYDLCLDCCRDIRRSHTNVVRGEYAESKGHLSDTNKDILSKRTRLEPFAASVNDDLSPQQIDVNDIGIRSLFPTWRTNNDGSITCGPHEAGGCGSSKLVLRRIFKINWIGKLVKSSQEMVIGCKAHDLDNGCSSCKAGRRLNLTGHHNFGLSKCSNSGGTDGNGVYSPVLESLKYEGIAHFRKHWINGEPVIIRNAFEPSLSTSWDPLSIWRGVQEIMDEKMDEEVIVKAVDCSNQSEVQIKLNQFIKGYSDGHKREDGKLAMLKLKEWPPASVLEEFLLCQRPEFIINFPLVDFIHSKWGFLNLAAKLPPDALQSEVGLKLLIAYGRQQELGKGDSVTNLMIKMGDAVHMLMHTAEVLTLCPKRLQPERSERIANGMTVHVNADAPVQNLNLDMGERSPEHTRTKSYETWHSPSLRLQDKVLGATVYGGSDGTSAELSSLSHSEKLTNGSERPQAGALWDVFRRQDLPSLNKYLAANWEELALSSQAVLSVKHPIYDQAVYLNEYHKRALKDQYGIEPWTFQQHIGEAVFIPAGCPFQMKNLQSTVQLALDFLSPESLRESARMAQEIRCLPNHHDAKLKMLEVGKISLYAASSAVREIQKITLDPKFNLDVRFEDRNLTQAVSENLARVTKQRKVSRR from the exons ATGGAGGCCCTGCCGGAGGAGCTCCGCTGCAAGCGCTCCGACGGCAAGCAGTGGCGCTGCAGCGCGCCCTCCATGCCCGACAAGACCGTCTGCGAGAAGCACTACGTCCAGGCCAAGaagcgcgccgcctcctccgctctACGCGCCACGCTCCGCAggtcctccggcggcggcggcggctcctcctcctacaccgccgccgccgcctccgcgcgccacggcggcggcaccgacTCCGATGCTGACGCGGACGCGGACCCGCCTGTGCCGATGGCGGTGGCGAGGCCGCTCTACGGCAGGGTCGTCGGGGAGCCTGTCTACGTGGCGGAGCCGGCGGTGCCGAGGGCTGTGTACGGCCTGCCTCTCGCCAATGCTACCGCCGCTCGCACCAGTACCATCACG GAGCTGGTCAGGAGACGCTCAGTAGGTCTGCAAGCTTGCAGCGGCGCAGCTGGGACGACGAGTTGTCACCAATGCCGGAGGGTTGGGAACGCCGTTTGGTGTGCCAGCTGTGACAGGAGGGGTTACTGCACCGACTGCATCTCAAGATG GTACTCTGACATTCCAATAGATGATGTTCAAAAAGTTTGTCCAGCTTGTCGAGGCATTTGTAACTGCAAAGTTTGCTTACAAGGTGACAACTTAATTAAG GCAAGGGTGCAAGAGATATCTGTTGAAGACAAGTTAAGATATCTTCATAGCATTTTGGCATATGTTCTTCCAGTGCTACAGCAGATTTATTCGGACCAATGCTTTGAAATAGGTGTTGAAACAAGAGTTCATG GACCCAAGATGGATATCCTCAGAGCAAAGATAAATTCTGATGAGCAAATGTGCTG CGACTTCTGCAAAGTGCCAGTGTTTGATTATCACCGACACTGTCCAAGATGTTTATACGATTTGTGCCTTGACTGTTGTCGAGACATAAGGCGATCTCACACAAATGTTGTCAGAGGAGAATATGCTGAAAGTAAAGGTCATCTGTCAGATACAAATAAAGATATTTTGAGTAAAAGAACAAGATTGGAACCATTTGCAGCAAGTGTGAATGATGATTTGTCTCCACAGCAAATAGATGTGAATGATATTGGTATTAGATCTTTATTCCCTACGTGGAGGACCAACAATGATGGCAGCATCACTTGCGGGCCTCATGAGGCTGGTGGTTGTGGCTCCTCGAAGTTGGTTTTAAGGCGGATATTCAAAATAAACTGGATTGGCAAACTTGTAAAGAGTTCTCAAGAAATGGTGATTGGTTGCAAAGCACATGATTTGGATAATGGATGCTCATCCTGTAAGGCTGGCAGAAGACTGAACTTAACTGGTCATCATAACTTTGGTCTCTCAAAATGTTCAAATAGTGGTGGTACTGATGGGAATGGTGTGTACTCCCCTGTACTGGAAAGTTTAAAATATGAAGGTATTGCTCATTTTCGTAAACACTGGATAAATGGGGAACCTGTAATTATCAGGAATGCATTTGAGCCTTCTTTATCAACAAGCTGGGACCCATTAAGTATCTGGCGAGGAGTCCAGGAGATCATGGATGAAAAAATGGATGAAGAGGTCATAGTGAAAGCTGTGGACTGCTCAAACCAATCAGAG GTGCAGATCAAGCTCAACCAGTTTATCAAAGGTTATTCAGATGGTCACAAGAGAGAAGATGGCAAGTTGGCGATGCTGAAATTGAAAGAGTGGCCCCCAGCGAGTGTACTAGAGGAGTTTCTGTTATGCCAGCGACCAGAATTTATCATCAATTTTCCGTTAGTTGATTTTATTCACTCTAAGTGGGGTTTCCTTAATCTGGCTGCTAAGTTACCCCCAGATGCCCTACAGTCTGAAGTAGGACTGAAGCTGCTTATTGCATATGGAAGACAGCAAGAACTTGGTAAAGGTGATTCAGTAACAAATCTGATGATTAAGATGGGTGATGCG GTACATATGTTAATGCATACAGCTGAAGTGCTTACGCTATGTCCCAAGAGACTGCAACCTGAGCGATCTGAAAGGATTGCTAATGGCATGACAGTGCACGTAAATGCTGACGCACCTGTGCAAAACTTGAATCTGGATATGGGGGAAAGATCGCCTGAACACACACGCACCAAGTCTTATGAAACATGGCACTCTCCATCACTGAGACTACAAGATAAGGTTTTAGGTGCTACAGTTTATGGTGGTTCTGACGGCACTTCCGCTGAATTATCAAGTCTATCGCATTCGGAGAAACTGACTAATGGTTCAGAAAGACCTCAGGCTGGTGCTCTTTGGGATGTTTTCCGTAGGCAGGATCTACCTTCGTTGAATAAATATTTAGCTGCTAACTGGGAAGAACTTGCACTCAGCAGTCAGGCAGTGCTCTCT GTTAAGCATCCTATTTATGATCAAGCTGTATATCTCAATGAATATCATAAAAGGGCACTAAAGGATCAATATG GAATTGAACCTTGGACATTTCAACAACATATTGGTGAGGCTGTTTTTATTCCGGCTGGCTGCCCTTTCCAAATGAAAAATCTCCAG TCTACGGTTCAATTGGCTCTTGATTTTTTGTCACCTGAGAGTTTACGGGAGTCGGCTCGTATGGCCCAGGAGATACGCTGCCTGCCAAATCATCATGATGCAAAACTGAAGATGCTAGAG GTGGGAAAGATCTCTTTATATGCAGCAAGTTCTGCTGTCAGAGAAATTCAGAAAATAACCCTCGATCCCAA GTTTAATCTAGATGTCAGGTTCGAGGATCGGAACCTAACCCAGGCAGTTTCAGAGAACTTGGCTAGAGTTACTAAACAACGTAAGGTATCTCGCCGTTGA